The genomic interval TGCCGCCGGCAACGACGTACGTGCCCTGTCCGGCCACGCTCACCTGGTCGACCAGCGCACCACCCGGCCCGACCAGGAGCAACGAGTCGGGATCGAGCGTCGCACCCGGTCCTGGCTTGTCGTTCGCGAGCGGATCGACCGTGACCGCGACATGCTGCTTGGTCCGCGCGACGTCCGGAAGGGCCACCGGACGAGCCTGCACCGTGACCGTCAACGTGCCGTCGCCGATCGTTCCGTTGCCATCGACAACCTGGTAACCGACCGGCACCACGACACCGGCGAACCCGTCCATCGGCGCGAACCGGATCGCACGGGAGGGTTGCACTGTGAAAGTCCCCTCCCCCGGCACAGCCAGCGTCGTGACTGGGTCGCCGGTCGCCGGATCGACCAGCCGTACGCCGGTCAACGGGGCACTGGCATCACCAGGCTTGTCGTTCGCGAGTACGTCGACTGTCACCGGAGCCTCGTACGGCGTCGTCGCCGTGTCGTCCGCGATCACCGGCGTCACCGGCGCGACCGTGACCGTCACGGACGCGCTCGCCTTGTTCCCAGTGGTGTCGGTGACCTGATACGCGACCGACACGACACCGCGGTACGCCGGCTCGGGATCGAACGCGATCTTCCCGTCAGCCACCGTGAACACGCCCTGCCCCGGGATCGCCACCTTCCGGCTCCACGCGCCGCCGTACACCTGCACGCTCGCCTTGTTGAGTTGCGCGCCCGTCCCCGGCTCGTCGTTCGCGAGCGGATCGACGGTGATCGTCACGTTCTGCTTGGTTGTCGCGGCATCCGCCACTGCCGTCGGCCCCTTGCCGACGGTCAGCAATAGGAGACCTTCCGCGGTCGTCCCGTTGCCGTCGGCAATCCGGTACGTCGCCGGCGTCGTCACACCCTGGAACCCCTTCGCCGGCGTGAACGTGATCGTCCCGTCTACACCGGCGCGGTAGCTTCCCTCTCCGGCCCGCGTCATGGTCTTGCCGTAGTGGCCGGCCGGATCCTTCAGCACCAGACTCGACGGAACGAGTGGCGCCGACGGATCACCCGCCTTGTCGTTCGCCAGCACGTTCACCGTGATCGCGTGGCCGAACGGCGTGATCGCCGAGTCGCCGACCGCCACCGGCCGGACCGGTATCACCGTCATGCTCAGCGTGGTCGCTGCGTAGTTGCCGTCCGAGTCCGCGACCCGGTAATGGATCGCGAGCGCCTTGCCATTGAACGCCGGCAGCGGATCGAACTCGATCGCACCGCTCGGCTGCACGGTGTACGTCCCCTGCTCGGCGACCGTCACCTTCTTGACGTACCCGGTCCGGTCGAGCAACCCCACCGAACCCCGGTCGAGCGTCGCGTCCGTGCCCGGCACATCGTTCGACAGCACGTTCACCGTCACGGTCACGTTCTGCAGCGTGGACGCGCTGTCGGCGGCAGCTAGCGGCGGCTGACCGACGGTGACCTGCAGACGAGCAGCCGCAGCTGTCCCATTGCTGTCGGCAACCTTGTACGTCAGCGGGGTACCCGGACCGCGGAACGTGGCGCCCGGATCGAACCGGACCACTCCCCCGCCCGCTGTGTAAACACCCTCGTTCGGGATCGTCACCGTTGCCTTCGGCAAGCCATCGGTCGGGTCGACAAGTTGCAGACTGCCCGGCACCAGCGGCGCCGACGGGTCGCCCGCCTTGTCGTTCGCCAGCACCTTGACCGTGACGGTCCTGCCGTACGCCGTCCGCGCCGCGTCGTCGGCTGCGACCGGGGTGATCGGGTCGATCGTGACCGTGATCGTCGACCGTGCGGTCTGACCGAACCAGTCGGAGATCCGGTACGTGACCTTGGTCGCCGTACCGGTGAATCCTGGCAGCGGGTCGACGGCGACCGTGCCGTCCGGGTTGACCTGATAGTCGGCCTGCCCCGGAATCTTGACCAGCTTCTTCAGCGAACCGTCGGCGGGATCCACGAGGGTGAGGCTGAGCGGGTCGAGCCCGGAACCAGGGCCGGCCGTGTCGTTGCTCAACGGCTTCACCTGCAGTGGGAGGTTCTGCTTGCCGGTCGCGGTGTCGGGCGTGGCGGTCGGCGCGGGCGGCTTGGCCACCGTGACGGTCAGCGTTGCCGTGGTCGCCGTACCGTTCACGTCCGAGACGCGGTAGGCGACCGGCGTCGCGACGCCGGTGAACTTGGGCATCGGATCGACCACGACCTTGCCCTCCGGCGTCGCCGTGTACGTCGCCTGGCCGGCGATCACGACCGTGGCCTTCGGTTCCTTCGTCATCGGGTCGATCAGCCGCACGCTGCTCGGCACCAGCGGCACAGATGGGTCACCCGCATCGTCGTTCGCCAGCACCGGAACGGTCGCGTTCGTGTCGTACGCCGTACTCGCGGTGTCGTCGGAAGCATCCGGCCGGACCTTCGTCACCCGCACGGTCAGCGTCGACTTCCCGACCGCGTCGTTGCTGTCGGCAACCTGATACGGGATCGCGGTCGCCGTGCCGCTGAACGTCGGCAGCGGTTCGAACAGCACCCCGCCGTCCGGTTTGACCGTGTACTTGCCCTGGCCGGTGACCACCAGGGTCGTCAACGGATCCCCGTCGGACAGCGCCAGCAACCGCACGCTGCTCGGGTCGAGCGCCGCACCGGTCGGGCCGGGCTTGTCGTTGTCGAGGACCGCGACGATGACCGATCGGCCCTGCAACGTGGTGATCGTGTCCGGGTTGGCCACCGGCGGGCCGGGCGCGTCGACGGAGACGGTCAGCTCGGCGCGCGCCGCCGTACCGTTCTTGTCGAGCACCTGGTAGGTCAGCGGCTTGCCGACGCCGGTGAACCCGTGGACCGGCTGGAAGGCCACCTCCCCGGCCGAGATGAGGTAAGTGCCCTGCTGGGCGATCGTCACTTTGTCGACGAGCTGCCTGCTGACCGGGTCGACGAGTCGCAGCGTCGTCGGCACAAGTGGTGCGTCCGGCGAGCCCGGCAGATCGTTGTCGAGCACGGGTACGACGACGTCGGTGTCGAATGCGGTCGAGACCGAGTCGCCGTTGGCCGTCGGCGTCACCGGCGTGACGGTCGCCGCCAGCGTCGACTCGGCGGTCTGGCGGGTGGTGTCGGTGACCCGGTAGCCGATCGACGTGCCGACGCCGGTGAACTGCGGCTGCGGTACGAAGTCCACGCCACCATCCGGCTTCACGACATATTCACCCTCGCCGGCGATCACGACCTTCTTCTTGAAGGTCGCGTCGGCCGGATCGCGGAGTACGACGGAACCGGGGTCGAGCTGGACACCCGCGGCGGGGTGGTCGTTGGCCAACGGTTTGATGGACACGCTGACGTTCTGCGGAGTGGTCGCGGTGTCGGGCGCGGCGACCGGGCGGTCCGGAAGCGATACCGTGACGGTCAGCTTCGCGGTGGCCGTGATGCCGTTGCTGTCGGCAACGCGGTATGTGACCGGCTTGGCCGGACCGACGAACCCAGGCACCGGCTCGACCCGGATCGTGCCGTCGGGCTTGGCCACGTACTTCGCCTGGCCGACCACGTTCACCATCTCGACGCACTTGCCGCCATCCGTCAGGCAAAGGGTCGCCGGGGCCAGCGGCGCGGATGGGTCACCCGGCTTGTCGTTGGCGAGCACCGGGACGACGACCGCGGTGTTGAACGCAGTCGTGGCGGTGTCGTCGGTCAGGACCGGCGGAGGCGGCGGTGTGATCGCGAACGGGTAGTCCTCGACCTCACCCGAGTCGGCCGCGCCGGTCGGCTTCTCGACCTGCGCATCGTTGTAGCCGACGCGCACCCGCGCGTACGACGCTCCGGCCTTCGGGGCGAGCTCGGACCATCGCAGGGTGACGGTCGTCTGCTTGGCGGCGAAGGCACTGCAGGCCCGCTCCGCAGCGTCGAAGGTGCCGTTGCCGTTGAGATCGATCCACGCGCACGCTCGGCCCGCCTTCGACGCACCGGCGAGCTGCAGATCGGCCGAGTACGTCGTCTGGTTGGTGCGGAGCGGTTTGAAGACGACACCGTCGTCGGCCTGATCCGGTGTCGCCGGGCCTGTGGTGCCGTTCGCGACGGCCGCGTTGTCCTCGGTGACATCCTTCCCGAGTTGTACGTCGCTGAGAACCGACCAGGCCGCGCCGTACGACGCCGGCGCGTCACCGAAATCCTCGGGCGTGGACGCGACGATCGAGAACGCGTCGCCGGAGGAGGCGTTGTTCAGGGCCGGGAGCTTTGGGTGTTTGGTGAACAATGCAGCAACGTCGAAGGTGAGCTTGGTGACGACGCCGTTCACCCGGACCGATCCACACGCGGCGGTCGCGGAGGTGTCGAGCCCGGACGGAGACTTGGTGTTCACACAGTTCGGGCCGGCGTCGTGGTTGGCGGCGGTGATCGTGTCGCTGGTGACGGCGAGGTTGTTGCCTTGACCAAGCTTCGTCAGGCTGAGACCCGCGGTGGTCAGCTTGAGGATCGAGTGCAGCTCGGACTGGGCGATCGGCTTGCCGCTCACGGTCCGGGTGACCGAGCCGCCGATGCCGCCGAGGTGCAGGACCGGGTTGCGCACGGGTTGCGAGAACGCGATCGTCAGCGTGCCGCGATCGCCGCAGCCGCCGGTGGACGCACAGTCGCCGGTGTTCACGACGACGTCCTGCGCGGGGACGTCCGTGCCGATCGCGGGCTGGTAGGTGGTCGGGCCGATGCCGCGGAAGCCCGCGGTGGTCGGATCGCCGAGCTCGGTCCGGCCGCTCGCGGTGATCGTCTGGCGCAACCCCGACCCCGGCATGACCGTGGTCGCCGAGTCGGTGAACGGGGTGGCCGGCACCTGATAGGCGTCCGCGGTAACAGTGCCCAGGCTCAACAGGCCGGTGGCAAGAAGAATGGCCCCCGGTCGGGTAGCCCGCATGTGTCCCGCCCTCCCGAGCATTCAGGGTGCTGAAGTGCATCGGCCGCGGGCGGGCGGACCTGCGTAGACGTAACGGTCTGCGCCGACCCAATGTTACGGGAGAATCACTCTCCGAGTTCGTAGATCAGGACCTTGCCGATGCTGTGTCGGCGTACCGCGAGCCGGTCGAGTGCGGGCGAGATCGGTCCGTTGCGCGTATCGGCATACAGCCAGCGGACGCCGTACTCGTCGCGCATCCGTCGCAGTACTTCGGCGGTCGGTGCGGTCAGGGCCTGGTTGGTGAGGGCGACGCGGTCCGGCCAGGGCGACGGCTGCTCGGTATAGCGGCGGCCTCCGTCGCCTTGCTTGGCCATCGCCTGGTTCGTGTACGCCCAGCCCTCGATCAGCGTGCGGCGGCCGGCGATCCCGCTGACGAGATAGCCGCGCGCATCGCAGCCTGGCGCCGTCGTGCCGGCCGGACGGCACCAGGTGTTGGTGGCGACTACATCATTCGGCGCGGAGTTCTGTCCGAGCCACAGCGCTGCCTCGGCCTCGTCCGGGTAGACCCACCATCGCGCGGCCCGATAGGTCGGCGCCTTCTCGGTGTCACCCCGTACGGCGCTCTGCAGGAACGAGCTGATCGGTGCCGTCGACAACAGCACGAGTACGACGAACATGCCGCCGCCGGCCTGCCGGAAGAACAACCGCCACGCGGAAAGCAGTACGAGCGTGATGCCGAGGACCACGAGCAACATCCGCGTGCTCAACCACAACTGCCGACCGGTAGAGGCGGCCGGCACACCACGCGCCCAGACGAGCAGACCCGCATAGACGATCGAGAGCGCGAAGGCGGCGATCGCTATCGGGATCGGCCGGCGGGCCGCGCGTGCACTGGTCGCCGCGAACCAGCCGGCGCCGGCCAGGCTGAACGGTGCCGCGGTGTAGACGAAGTACGACTCGCTCACGGACGGATGATCGATCAGCAGGTACCCGGCCCAGCCCGCGATCATCGCACCGAGCAGGAACCACGCGACCGGATCCTTCCGGCCGACGACTCCGAACCCTGCCCAGGACATCGCCTGCAGTGTGAGCAGCAGACCGAGCAGCAGGCTGAGCGTGCCGATCACATGTCCGTGCGCGAGCGCCGGGAGGATCAGGCCGCCGTCACCTGGTTGCGTGGTGTCGCGGGTCGCCGCGGTGTAGACGGGCAGCGACTTCAGGACGGCGAGGAACTGCAGCCGCGATCCACTGGTGCTTCCGGCAACCGTCAGGAAGGTCAGTGCACCAGTGAGGAGCAGTACGGCCGTCGTACCGATCAGTCGCCACGGCAGCCGCCGCGTCGTCACTAGTAGGTACAGCGCGGCCAGGCCGACTGTTGCGACCAGCAAGGGCAGCACGGTGGGCTTCGACCCGCCGCCGACGACTGCGACCGGCACGGTGATCAGCCACAGCCACCTGGTGCCGCCCTTGAACAGCAGCTCGATCAGGAACACCGCGACCGCGACACCGGCGACCATCCCGAACGTCTGCGACGGACTCAGCAGACTGACCGGCGGCGCCAGATTCACACTCGTGTCGATCAACAGGAACAACTGCGGCGCGGCCAGCGCGAGGGCCGCGAGTACGCCGGTCCACCACGTGCGGCTGACGGTCCGCGCCAGCGTCGCGCACACGAGCAGCGAAACGATCAGCCACGGCAGGATCCATAGCCGGAACAGCACGACCGTCGGGGTCAACCGCGTGACATCCGCGGCCGCGGCCATGTCGGCGTTCGCGAACCAGTGGTACTCGAGCCGCTCCCCCACCACCTGCGGGATCTCTGGCGGCAGCGTCCGGGTCAGCTCGTTCACCATCGACAGGTGGTAGAGCAGGTCCGGGTAGTACGCCTCGCCGTTCGGCGGCATCGGGTGGTACGCCATCACCCCGAACGTGGCCGCGCCGACCATCACCGCCGCCGAGACGGCCAGACCCCAGGTCCACGCTGTGGGCAACGGCTTCGGATCGGCGATGCGCCAGTGTCTGCGGCCGAAGAGGGCGAAGCCGATCAGGACCAGCGCCGGCCACACGATCAGCCAGCGTTGCCAGCCGAGCGCGGTGAAGATCGCCCAGCCGATCAGCTGCCAGGTCGCGCCGACGACCGAGCCGAGTCCGAGATCCTCGGCCCAGTTACCGGTACTGCGCCAGGCCGCGCGAAGCAGCAGCGTGCCAGGAAGCGCGATCGCCAACGCGAAGTACGCCGTGTACTTGACGATCGGGCCCGGTCCGACATCGCCGAGCGAAATGAACCCGCCGGCCGCCACCAGGATCGGCAGCAGCCATGGAAGCGACCGCCTCATGTGTCAGAGGGGGCCCTGTGATGGAGCGGTTCCTGGTGGCCGTGGTCGCCGAGGCTGTCGTAGCCGACGAGGAACTGCGGCCGGCGCTGACTCGACTGGAACAGGCGCGCGACGTACTCACCGAGCAGCCCGAGGCACAGCAACTGGATCGCGCCGATCACGCTGACCGCGAGGACGGTCGACGTCCAGCCGGGAATGCTCCGGCCGGTCAGCTTGATCACCAACGCACCGACGACGAACAACCCGGACATCACACCACCGAGCAGCCCCAGCCAGGTCGCCAGCCGCAACGGCGCGGCGGAGAACGCAGTCACGCTGTCGAACGCGAGCCGCAGCATCTTCGAGAAGTTGTACTTCGTCGTGCCGGCAGCCCGCTCCGCCCGGACGTACCGCACCTCGGCGCTCGGGAAGCCGAGCCACGGGATCACCAGACGGAAGACCCGCCCGTCGTCCGGCAGCGCGTTCACCGCGTCCACCACGCGCCGCGTCACCAACCGGAAGTCGGCGGCGTCGAACGGGATGTCCTTGCCGACCAGGCGGCACATCAAGCGGTAGTACAGCCGGGCGCTGGTGCGCTTCGCCCAGGAGTCGCTCGAGCGGTCGGAGCGTACGCCGTACACGACGTCGACGTCCTGCTCGTCGACCGCTTGGAGGAACTCGGCGATGACCTCCGGCGGATCCTGGAGGTCGGCGTCGATCGTGACGACGTACTGACCGCGGGCGCGACGGAAGCCGGCCGACTGGGCCGCCTGATGACCGCTGTTGCGGAGCAGCCGGACCACGCGGAGCTGCGGCCAGTCCTCGGCGGCCGCGAGCAGCAGCGCCGCGGTCTTGTCCCGGCTCCCGTCGTCGACGACGAGCAACTCGTAGGTGATCCCCAAACCGTCGAGCAACGGGTGCATCCGCTCGAAGAAGATCGGCAGCACCTCCTCCTCGTCGTACATCGGTACGACGACAGAGAGCTCGGGATGGTCCCGCATCGGGTCACCTTTCGGTATGAGGTGGCTGACCTTACTAGCGTCGGCTCAGGGAGAAATTGCCACCGCGCCGGTGCGGCGTGGGTCGCCGACGGCGAGGAGGCCGTCGACCGGGTCCCAGAACGCGGCCGCGACGCCGCCGAAGTACATCGAGTGCGGCGGCATCGGGCGGGTGGGGAGCGCGGTCGAGCCGGAGACCGGGAGGTCGTCCTCGTAGTCGACGACGACGTCCTCGCGGACGCGGACGTGCAGCCGCGGGTGCTCGACGGCTTCGCGGAGCGACAGGCCGCCGTGGGTGTAGAGGGCGTAGACCTGGGCGAGCGCGGTCG from Kribbella sp. NBC_00709 carries:
- a CDS encoding glycosyltransferase family 2 protein, encoding MRDHPELSVVVPMYDEEEVLPIFFERMHPLLDGLGITYELLVVDDGSRDKTAALLLAAAEDWPQLRVVRLLRNSGHQAAQSAGFRRARGQYVVTIDADLQDPPEVIAEFLQAVDEQDVDVVYGVRSDRSSDSWAKRTSARLYYRLMCRLVGKDIPFDAADFRLVTRRVVDAVNALPDDGRVFRLVIPWLGFPSAEVRYVRAERAAGTTKYNFSKMLRLAFDSVTAFSAAPLRLATWLGLLGGVMSGLFVVGALVIKLTGRSIPGWTSTVLAVSVIGAIQLLCLGLLGEYVARLFQSSQRRPQFLVGYDSLGDHGHQEPLHHRAPSDT
- a CDS encoding Ig-like domain-containing protein → MRATRPGAILLATGLLSLGTVTADAYQVPATPFTDSATTVMPGSGLRQTITASGRTELGDPTTAGFRGIGPTTYQPAIGTDVPAQDVVVNTGDCASTGGCGDRGTLTIAFSQPVRNPVLHLGGIGGSVTRTVSGKPIAQSELHSILKLTTAGLSLTKLGQGNNLAVTSDTITAANHDAGPNCVNTKSPSGLDTSATAACGSVRVNGVVTKLTFDVAALFTKHPKLPALNNASSGDAFSIVASTPEDFGDAPASYGAAWSVLSDVQLGKDVTEDNAAVANGTTGPATPDQADDGVVFKPLRTNQTTYSADLQLAGASKAGRACAWIDLNGNGTFDAAERACSAFAAKQTTVTLRWSELAPKAGASYARVRVGYNDAQVEKPTGAADSGEVEDYPFAITPPPPPVLTDDTATTAFNTAVVVPVLANDKPGDPSAPLAPATLCLTDGGKCVEMVNVVGQAKYVAKPDGTIRVEPVPGFVGPAKPVTYRVADSNGITATAKLTVTVSLPDRPVAAPDTATTPQNVSVSIKPLANDHPAAGVQLDPGSVVLRDPADATFKKKVVIAGEGEYVVKPDGGVDFVPQPQFTGVGTSIGYRVTDTTRQTAESTLAATVTPVTPTANGDSVSTAFDTDVVVPVLDNDLPGSPDAPLVPTTLRLVDPVSRQLVDKVTIAQQGTYLISAGEVAFQPVHGFTGVGKPLTYQVLDKNGTAARAELTVSVDAPGPPVANPDTITTLQGRSVIVAVLDNDKPGPTGAALDPSSVRLLALSDGDPLTTLVVTGQGKYTVKPDGGVLFEPLPTFSGTATAIPYQVADSNDAVGKSTLTVRVTKVRPDASDDTASTAYDTNATVPVLANDDAGDPSVPLVPSSVRLIDPMTKEPKATVVIAGQATYTATPEGKVVVDPMPKFTGVATPVAYRVSDVNGTATTATLTVTVAKPPAPTATPDTATGKQNLPLQVKPLSNDTAGPGSGLDPLSLTLVDPADGSLKKLVKIPGQADYQVNPDGTVAVDPLPGFTGTATKVTYRISDWFGQTARSTITVTIDPITPVAADDAARTAYGRTVTVKVLANDKAGDPSAPLVPGSLQLVDPTDGLPKATVTIPNEGVYTAGGGVVRFDPGATFRGPGTPLTYKVADSNGTAAAARLQVTVGQPPLAAADSASTLQNVTVTVNVLSNDVPGTDATLDRGSVGLLDRTGYVKKVTVAEQGTYTVQPSGAIEFDPLPAFNGKALAIHYRVADSDGNYAATTLSMTVIPVRPVAVGDSAITPFGHAITVNVLANDKAGDPSAPLVPSSLVLKDPAGHYGKTMTRAGEGSYRAGVDGTITFTPAKGFQGVTTPATYRIADGNGTTAEGLLLLTVGKGPTAVADAATTKQNVTITVDPLANDEPGTGAQLNKASVQVYGGAWSRKVAIPGQGVFTVADGKIAFDPEPAYRGVVSVAYQVTDTTGNKASASVTVTVAPVTPVIADDTATTPYEAPVTVDVLANDKPGDASAPLTGVRLVDPATGDPVTTLAVPGEGTFTVQPSRAIRFAPMDGFAGVVVPVGYQVVDGNGTIGDGTLTVTVQARPVALPDVARTKQHVAVTVDPLANDKPGPGATLDPDSLLLVGPGGALVDQVSVAGQGTYVVAGGKVTFSPVATYTGTARPAAYDVKDTNQNSARATITVTVLPVRPVVVDDNAETAFGKAVVVNVLGNDKPGDPSAPLRPDSVVLRDPADGKEKKAVTVPHEGAYAVGADGAITYTPAENFVGTTRSMAYRVTDANGTSDTALLEVTVAGPLLIKAAPDAATGTPGNPVAVNPLLNDSGAIKPSSVCLRTPTGTCAKSVTDGAGTWSVAGDGTVTLKPVAAFTGTAKATYQIGDSVAAPVKFTVGAQPTEDVRTLDRADLPPTGGPPAIVLTLGVLLAALGGTLVALARTRR